The genomic window GTGACCTGAGGGTGAACTTGAACTTGCTAGAAGAGATAAGAGAGTGAGCTTAACTTTAGATGGTGGCTTACCAGTGAAAAGTAGCTTGATACTACAACTCAAGAATTAGAAGAAAAGCATTATAAGCAGGAGACATCATCCTGCAAAAAGCTGAAGTGTTTcgtctatccaaataaaaaaaaactatctccaaattgggaaggcccataccaCATCAATAAGGTAGAGTGCTCTGGAGCATACTTATTTTGCCGATTAGATGAAGCATTGGTTCTTCAAACATGAACtgtcaaaaatttataaatttattgtccctaatataaattttatttaaaaataataaagacCTATTTTTTACATATTGAGAATGTCTTCCCTGAATTTTTAATCATGAATAAAGACAATAGACACTCCTCATCCTCGAACGAGTTGAGCGGAGACCAGTGATGAGGCCAATAGGTGCTCCTCATCTCCCAATGAGTCAAACAGAGGTTAGTGATGGGGCTAACTCCTCATCCTCAGACAAGTCAAGCAGAGGCTCGCGATAAGACTAATAGATGCTCCTCATCCCCGGACAAGTCGAGTGAAAACTAGCAATGGGGTAATGGGCACTCCTCATCCTTAGATGGAGCGAAGGACAGCAATGAGGCCAACAAGAGCTCCTCATTCCCAGATGAGTCATGCAAAAGCCAATGATGGGGTTAATGGGTTACTCCTCATCTTCGAACAAGTTGAGTGGAGACCAACAACAAGGCCAACGGACACTTCTCATCCCCAGATGAGTCGAGCAGAGGCCAGTGACGAGGCCAATGGATACTCTTCATCCTCATATGAGTGGAACAAAGGTCAGCGATGAAGCCAACGGATGCTCTTCATCCTCGAACGAGTCGAGCAGAGGTCAGCAATGGAGCCAACGGGTGCTCTTCATCCTCGGATAAGCATACTTTATCCCTGGACAAACTATACAAATGTCCAAAGATAGGATGACTCCCACTCCAAGATCCGATCCACATGACTATGGAAAATGCCAAGAAAAAATAATGGAACATCGATAGCATGCATTGAGGATGAGATTGGTGAAGTATTTGTATTAGAGATGAAAGATTTATAGTGGGGGAATCGACCCATTACAGTCTATCCAATAGATGCTAAAGAATACAAAAAGGGTTTGACCACAAAATATTGCTCGATCAGAGCcgagtttaaatataaaaaataaaacatacAAATTAAGTTCTAGGTATCGTTAGGAGCATCCGACTTCTCAGGCTCCAGCATCACAATCACATGAGGATGCTGGGGGTAGCTGCATCTTCAGTCGATCCAACCTCGACACGATCTGACCCAGCTCCTTCCTCGGCTCCTACATTCTCATTCAGAATGATCTCGGCTCCAGCTCCTCCACCTTCCCCATCAGCATCCAACAAGACAAGGTGATGTTACGAAAGAGGTCTTATACTTTTGCCCTACAGTCCACTAGTCCCTGCAAGTAAGAGTTAGTGGTGAACTCCAACTTGATCATCGTGAACTCCTCTAAAGAGTGAAAATCCTCGACCGCCACAATCCTCTTAGCCTCTAGCTTCTTTTCTCATTGACTTACTATGGCGTGCAAACCCTCTGTCAGATGAGCCTCAGCCTCCAGCGATTTAACCTTAGCCTTCAAGGACTGAACTTTCTTGTTGATTGCTGCTTTTAATGCCAAGGCTTCATTTGTTTTCTTTGCAACCTGAGCAACTTGGGCCTCGGATTGAGTAGCTCGAGCCTTAGCCTCCTTCCAAACCTGCCGAGCTTCCTTCAAAATACCCATGAAGTGATCCATGTGGTTGATGAGCTGAGGGAGAGATAgaatcaaaaaaaagagagaggaagggaagagcTTCTTCAAAATTATTTGAAGGAGAGAATTGTAGGAGTCTTTGATGTGGTACCTAGGGTCTTCCATGTTGATGGCCTCGAAATGGGCCAGAAGAATCACAACCTAGAGGACTTTGCGGGTGACCCAGTTGTTTGCGAGACCTAACTGATAATCTTGGGCCCCTTGCTCGAGATGAACAGAAGGCTTTTTAAAATAAAAGCATGGGGTCAGCTAGTCATGGAGAGAAGTGCACAGACATCCGAGGTGTGATCGAACCTCAAAGAGATGAAGACATAAAGGAAGGTGGAATTGGCTCCCTAAGGGTGACCAACTCGAGTGGAGACACAACTTGGACTCCAGATGCGGCCTCCTTCATCAGGGTCGGACCCTGTGCCAACATCTGAGAAGTGTCGACGACAGGTCAGACAAGGACAGCTTCAACTCCGCACCACTTGAGAGCAGGAGTCCCGCCCAAAGACTTCTTCCTCTTGGCGATGTGATGCAAGGCTTCGATTTTCTCAGGcttcatatctgaaaaatgagAGTCAGTCCAAAGCAACCAAAGTAAAGTACACAACAAAAATTGACTTACCAAAGTAAAGTACACAACAAAAATTGACTTACTCTAAGGATTGATCGGGCTCAACCTGATCTTAGACAATGTCTCCTTGAATAGGAGTTTATGAAGAGGAAGAGCAGCATAACTGAAGACAAGCTTCAAAGCCTCCTCCTCGGTGTCTGATAGTATCAAAGCCTTATTTGACAATCTCCAAGGTCTACCCACCATGAAGTGCCAAAGTCTCATGGTTGCTCGGGCGAAACAAAAAAATAGCGCTCCTTCCAACTGTAGATCGAGGAAAAAGTACCTTGGAAGAGGCATCACCTCATCCAAGGAGAGATGTACCACCATTCGATCTCCTTAGGATATTTCTTAAATGAAAAAGATGTCTAGAAGAGGTAGATGGTCGGTTTAGCCCTGAGGAAAAGGCAATGAGCAATGAAACCTactattaggtttaagagttcAGCGCCATACTACAAGGGGAAATCTCAAAGGTCCTAAGGAGTTCTACAATGAAGAATGAAGGGATAGTCTGAGGTCGGCTTTTAAAGACTCTTCGTAGAGTCTGACTTAACCTCGAGAGGATAAGGCTATCTGATGCTCGGGACCAACAACCTCTAACTTAAATTCTAGAGGGATTTGGTATTGAAGATGGAGAACCTCCAGGTCCTCGCAAGTGAGGATGGAGGCTACTTGAAAGGGCCGAAGTTGCACACACCCTCGACTTCGGAGCTTTCCTCATCGATTGGGTTATGACCAGAAGATCAAGTGCTAGGGGATGAGCCCAACGCATTGATCCTTGGCAAAattcaaagaaaagaaggagaagcaAGAAAACCTAACCTAAGGATGATCGAGCAAGCCAAGGATTGGAGCTTGGAAGTCAGAATTTGAGCTCAGCCATAGCCGAGGTTGACTACAGTTACAGACAGCAATGTCGGAGGCTGTCGAAAATTGCCTAAGGGCTTCGCTCCACTCCCAAAAAAGTGAAACAGTAAAAAATTCGAGAAAGTGACTGGCTATTTATAGGAGCTCAAACGACTCTAATTTGGTGGCGATTCATCCAGCCACCATTGATGATCGCTAGGTGGCGACACGAGGTTGGGCACAATTGAGCTCATATGGATCCACAACCTCAATGGTGTAGATTAACATATCAGAATATAATCACTGGTGCTAATCTTTGACACATGTCTCAATCTCTACGAGCGTCCGAGCCCCGCTAACAAAGGATCCTACTTGATAATCTCAGTTTCAAGTTTTGTACTCTCTTCAATCGACCTTGATTCAAGCTCAGgcttgagagtggggggcattTGTTGTGGACACCACCTCGACCTTGGTCAACTAAGTTCTCGACTACAACTAAGGTCTCGGGGGATTTGATCCTTGGTTAATGAAAAGGCTACAAGAGGCCGGCTATAGCCGATCTGGAGGAGTTGAACATTAAAACCTAGATCAACTAATTTAACTCAGTAAGGTTTTAATTCTGAAAAGACGAGACTCGAACCTCGATCGTGCCTGAGGTCAGTAAAGGTCGGCCTTGGCTGACCTAAGGAAGATCTCTCAAATAAGGCAGTAGTCTCAATAAAAAAGGAATCCATTCCCCTCGCAATTGTGGAAAGACCAGAtaaggaaaaaaattattaagatggaATCCTGCTCCAGATGGCAATTAATCACTGGCTCTGTATcgcaaatatgaaaataatcacTGCCAACATGACCTGCACATGATATTCGGGGAGCGgctaatttctccagtttgtacGACTCTTACTTTCcctttataaatagagagagagCAGGGACCCAGATAACCTTTCGAAAGGCCTCTACATGCTCCACTCTCTCTCGCTGTTTTacattgacttgagcatcgaaggatctccacCGAAAATCTttcgatcaaagactttttgcATATCTCACCCCAATCTCTGGAGTCATTTGCTATATTGTCTCGTCTCTAGCTCAGGATCAGTCTTGCTCATCTCGACCAAAGAGTCTTCAACTGAGGAGATCTCCACTCCTCTATTTGTCAAGATTGACTCTGACCTCAGGTTTGGGATTTGGCAGCAATAGTTATATTTTCCAATGTGTTTGAATCATGATTGAAATTGGAATGGTGTTTGAATACTAAATGAGAGTCCAGATTGGATTTTAGAGAATTGGGATATTCCTATTCTTCCTTAAAATCAGATTGGGGATGAGACTCCTCCCaaacaaaatttttagaataaaaatcacTCATTTCTTTTTCCATTCCAAGCCCAACTCTTTCCAACCAaacattcttttaatttttttatttgttcatCAACTTTGATTGGATTGATGGATTTCTTTCTCGTTCATTACTTCATCCTAACTTGAACTTATGGTGATATGAGTGCTATGAACTCTCGTATTGATAAAAGACAAAGCAGTCAAAATTGCAAACTTAACAATGCTGCATACAAGCATGCTTTTTCCATGGCCCAATTTTTGCGGCCCTTCCCATGCGTGCGAGGTGAGCCATGTATGGTGAACTTCTGCAGCTCTTCTATAAGGTGCTACATGATCTCGTGCCCGGCAAAAAAGCGCAGCCCCATGACCGATCGTAAAAGCTCATCTATCGCACCTTAGATGCGCAAAATATTATATTCAACATCCGATGTACTAGGCTACTAGCTCAATGATACAGCCACATAGATATTGAGCATTTTTTGTCTCCTTTTCAGTTTTATCACCCACATTCTATGTCACTATTTAGAGGTAGCAGTGGTTGTTTCTGAGAAGCATCACTACCGGTAGGAGACAGTAAGGCACAGATCGATAGGATTGGAGAAAATTGTCAACATCGATGAGGCGAGTGCGATAACTGACTGCATCGCTGCCAAGGGCGGGGGAGTCATTGGTGACAGATTGGAACCATGTGGGATCTTCTTTGAGGAAGATGGTGGCGCGGGTGCCGCCAGCATTGAAGGCGGACCACATGAAGGAATTGTGGCAGAGGCTAAAGATGAGAAGTTACAAGTGGGCATGACCATCGAGGGCATCGAAGGAGATGTAAATCTGTGTGCGGCACTGCTGGGGAATGACACTGGTGGTGGCGTAATGGAGGAGTGCTACCATGCGCGAGCTGCGCGAgctccattgaatgggaggagaaggtGGAGGAGCAAAGAAGGGCACGGTTGTCGGCACGGACAAAACTGGAGATGAGGAGGGCATATCCACCACTAGCACTGCTGTGGAGGTTTTATGGTTGGCGTGCTTGGAGATGACATAGGGCTGGCAATGGTTCTTGGAGAGGTTCGATCTTGAGGATATTGTGGAGGTGGACAGAGTTGAATCCATCGGGGGGCCATGATTATAAGAGGGTGCACGTCGACTACAGTGGAGGTGTGGTGGGGGTGGGGGTTTTGGGTGGTATCTTTCATGCAAAGATTGATGTTCTTTTACAATATTGATTATTTGATCGCATCCTGcacagatctcaaaatattttaaaattattcatcCGTTTAGCTACAtaaatttcaaagcaattattggaCAATCCAACGATAGATCCATGTGAAGGAAGGAATATTCTTTTTCCATGCGAAAGATATGGTGAAGAGAAATTAGGATTGGAGGACAAGAGGCAAGAGCTTGGAAAAAAAGGAAGTCAACATGGCGGAAAGAATTGGTGCTCAGTACTGCTGAGTTGGTCCAAAAAATATAATCTCTAAATACGGTTACCATAGAAATTGAAGAAATTATATTCTGTCCAGTATAGCTATTCAGCATGCAAATTAGCCAATCATCTAAACGAGCACATCATGAATATAGCCCACAAAAATGAGCTGAGATGATTGTTATGATGCACAGTTATGTGACGTATGCAGTGCAGACTATAATTTCTCCATAATAATTGCATGCAGAGTATAATTTCTCCCTGATGGCATTCCGCCGTAGCGGGCTCCCACAGCTTGTTCGTTCTCTTTATTATTTTATAGACTATCAGGTTATCAAATGAGCAGGCGGACAAGAACATGGTAAGCACGCCTTCAATAAAAGCTCAGTtacttccaccaaaaaaaaaaaaaaagtagaagttCAGTTACATTAATACAACGTTCAAAAATATACCGTAGTTCAAAAATATACCGTACATTGGAATTAGCGAATGGGCAGAAGCAAATGCTACGGTGCCATTACTTTAGGTACGCGGCTCAGTGCTTCATTCTTTGCTGACCATTATTATGGACGGCCCTCGCCAGCCAAATCCAGTCTTTCGGAAACAGAGAGTATACCACACAGTGGTAGGATAATATATTAACATAAATTCTAGTTGCCATGAAAGGGATACATTACAAACTTTATTTGCATACAACATTCCAGCTACCACTCTATGGGCTCAAAAGAGCAATGCCCGGGTAAATAAGGCCTTGCAGCGGAACAGCAATCCCTGCGGCATAATTACCAATTCCCCTACAATGGGCAAAGCTGAGGCCCAGGCTCTACTGATTTCATCCCTTTAGAGGTGTCATATGCAAAGATCTGCTTTGGTGAGAAAGAGTCATATGCAGCCTCCACTGGACCAATGCACCGCAAAATGCCTGATTCTCCAACCAATGTAGACATGATCAAACTCCAAGAACCTTCAACTATTCAGAGCCGAAGAAAAAGGAGTGAAAGCATTAGTGAGAAGAAGTTCCTGTTCGTTGTGATCAATAATTACAGGAGGAGTGCACCATTTCTACAGAAGTTAAGAGAACTCACAAGATTGTTCTGAGGTTCCCTCCAGTAAACACCCTGGATCAGAACCGGCAAGATGTTGCAGCCGATCAGGATGTATATCATTAATGCATGCATTCCCATCCATTCCATGGCATAGGTTGGTCGTCTAAAGCCATAGACATCAACCTGTACTTGCCAAAGAACGTAATAGATTAGGCGAGTTAAACTAAATACTTtaccaagagcagaaaataagcAGACAGTTCCAATTTCCGCCATTGGaaatgaaaattaataaaaacaatcttaatttgataaaaaagagGATTCATTTATGTATCTGACCAGGACATAAATTCCAGCAAATAGAATCCCAGCAGCACCAGCGGTGACACAAGTGTAACTCAATGAGTATAGTGCCTTGTTCATATGCAGTCCTACGCCAACAGAaggatttaaaaaatttaaaacaaagtattataatccaaaaaagaaagaaatgaagatCAGAGGGACATGTGACATGGAAAAAAATCAGAAGCTGCTTCATACCGAAAAAGTCCAGTGAAAAGGCCAAAGCTAAAAGAATGAATGAAGGAATCATCCACTGGAAGATTCTATACTTGTGATCCTGCAGTTTGTTCCAGAATATTAAGCTTTCATTATAAAATATTTCTGTCCATGTGAAAGAAAAACTAGAGAAATACTGATACCTCAAAGTGCACAATAACATGCCCAAATTGCAAACCAATCAAGCAGGTAACAATAGCCATAATGGAACTGCAGTGTGAACATTACATGTTGCTTTAGCTACCAGAAACCAAAAGCAAGTAGGCGaataatatcaataaagaaaaatatagCTGACCTAAGTAGCCCTTCAGGATCAAAAGGTGCCTGACACCAGGAAGGAGCATCAGGTGGAAGTGGGCCATTATCTGGTGAATTTATGCTGCATTGCTGCAGAGCAAGAAAATAAATGATGATGTTTCTCAAAGATTAAATATGGTGATGGAATGAGTTAACTAGTAGTACAAGTACAAACCTTCGTCCTTTCATAGACTGGGCGTTTATATAGATGTTGGATGCCCAGGATCTTGCGATCAATCATGCCAACAACATTGCAAGCAGGTCCGGTGTCACCCCTGACTCCACACTTCACCTGATGAAGATTATGAAATCTTAACACAAATGCTCACACCAATGCTGGATGtctcattaattttttcaaaaaaagtaaaataaaagtCAATCCGGCTACTGGTGATGTACATAATCAAGTATCAGCTAGTATTCTTTTAGGCAATAGTTGGCCTCTCGCTGCCAATAAGAAAAGCATGAATGGATGCCTTAAAACTGACAATCTTTTGGTTCTTACAGAGTTCAAAAGCAGGAAGTATTTATCAGACAGCGAAAACCAACCAACATGACACAATGCAGAATTTGGGACTTACTGAGAAGGTCTTGGGACTGGAGCCTGCCCCTGATATCTCATACTCCCAGTCTGGAACGTACAACCCATATAAGATGC from Elaeis guineensis isolate ETL-2024a chromosome 9, EG11, whole genome shotgun sequence includes these protein-coding regions:
- the LOC105051000 gene encoding uncharacterized protein yields the protein MGMYELIKGDDNSGIADPNKNLLVVDGDDGFPHKSDIESGKKVSRSSTVATVAVLPASAPSSARKQQRLVSLDVFRGIAVALMILVDDAGAFVPEINHSPWDGVTLADFVMPFFLFIVGVALGLAYKRVSDRVSATKKAVLRALKLFILGLVLQGGYFHGVHSLTFGVDITSIRWMGVLQRIAIAYLLASICEIWLRSDDDVDSGYSLLRRYRFQLSVGLILTTIYMGILYGLYVPDWEYEISGAGSSPKTFSVKCGVRGDTGPACNVVGMIDRKILGIQHLYKRPVYERTKQCSINSPDNGPLPPDAPSWCQAPFDPEGLLSSIMAIVTCLIGLQFGHVIVHFEDHKYRIFQWMIPSFILLALAFSLDFFGLHMNKALYSLSYTCVTAGAAGILFAGIYVLVDVYGFRRPTYAMEWMGMHALMIYILIGCNILPVLIQGVYWREPQNNLLKVLGV